The following proteins are co-located in the Frigidibacter mobilis genome:
- the rsgA gene encoding ribosome small subunit-dependent GTPase A, whose amino-acid sequence MNPIPTLAGLGWAADFLRQLALDEIGSTTPCRISAVHRDRLDALSAAGPLSLTLPPGHSTTEIAVGDWGLAEGPRLLRVLDRRTSLARRAAGSGAGRQLIAANVDTLFVVSSCNADFNPARLERYLALALSAGVQPVIVLTKADLAGDPELWRARAEAVNRRAPALVLDALAPAVGAALADWCRPGQTVALAGSSGVGKTTLANALVGAAHATAAIREDDAKGRHTTTARHLLPMTGGGWLIDTPGMRELRLADAEEGIAAVFDDLDALARTCRFGNCTHQAEPGCAIRAAVTAGDLDAERVLRWEKLRREDRYNSETLAEAHSRQRAFGRMTRRVIRDKSRLRGDG is encoded by the coding sequence TTGAACCCTATTCCTACGCTCGCCGGTCTCGGCTGGGCTGCCGATTTCCTGCGCCAGCTTGCCCTGGACGAGATCGGCTCCACCACACCTTGCCGGATTTCCGCCGTCCACCGCGACCGGCTCGACGCCCTGTCCGCGGCTGGCCCACTGTCGCTGACCCTGCCGCCGGGGCACTCCACCACCGAGATTGCCGTCGGCGACTGGGGGCTGGCCGAGGGGCCGCGCCTGCTGCGGGTGCTCGACCGCCGCACCAGCCTTGCCCGCCGCGCTGCGGGCAGCGGCGCGGGGCGACAATTGATCGCAGCCAATGTCGACACGTTGTTCGTCGTCAGTTCCTGCAATGCCGATTTCAACCCGGCGCGGCTGGAACGCTACCTGGCGCTGGCGCTCAGCGCCGGGGTGCAGCCGGTGATCGTGCTGACCAAGGCCGATCTGGCGGGCGACCCCGAGCTGTGGCGGGCGCGGGCCGAGGCGGTGAACCGCCGCGCCCCGGCGTTGGTGCTGGATGCGCTGGCGCCCGCTGTGGGCGCGGCGCTGGCCGACTGGTGCCGCCCCGGGCAGACGGTGGCACTGGCCGGCTCGTCGGGCGTGGGCAAGACCACGCTGGCCAATGCGCTTGTGGGCGCCGCGCATGCAACCGCCGCGATCCGCGAGGATGACGCGAAGGGCCGCCACACCACCACCGCGCGGCACCTTCTGCCGATGACCGGCGGCGGCTGGCTGATCGACACGCCCGGAATGCGCGAGCTACGCCTGGCCGATGCCGAAGAGGGCATTGCCGCGGTCTTCGACGATCTGGATGCGCTGGCCCGCACCTGCCGATTCGGCAACTGCACGCATCAGGCCGAACCGGGCTGCGCGATCCGCGCAGCGGTGACGGCGGGCGATCTGGATGCGGAGAGGGTGCTGCGGTGGGAAAAGCTGCGGCGCGAAGACCGCTACAACTCGGAAACGCTGGCAGAGGCGCATAGCCGCCAGCGCGCCTTTGGCCGGATGACCCGCCGGGTGATCCGCGACAAGTCCCGGCTGCGGGGCGATGGCTGA
- a CDS encoding TonB-dependent receptor domain-containing protein has translation MRLSNRHLAAFLLGSTCLTFFAAPLAAQEAIQLDTIVVLGYNEDGTPIFAGENTTSLDAEDLQSGVGVTDVNGILRRQTSVFTQVDPGNPGIAVNLRGFEGSGRVAMSVDGVPQQFRLTGHAAQSAAFVDENFLNGVEIVRGAVTTTGGTGIAGSVNFSTIDAADVVREGQTFGGVSKLTYGDNGENASGMAAIAYRDDRFDMLLGYSRHTSDDYEDGDGKTVANTDEDIVSGLFKLGYNIDDSQRITFMASRYDADFYATSYFQELTSDIYKLGYSYDAGDNLIDLRANLYRAKTETEWVRGTGSYVGRTMSTETTGLDVTNVSRFAFGNWSLTSVNGFEVSQDDLGGKTGGVNPTDGTADRASIFSENVFVNGNWELTAGLRANQYKLDGEIDYTLSGVVSQSDIDIKNTSLDPKLTVAYRVTDWLQPYATVSRTMRSPTLQETMLGGTHPGGGTSMIANPELEAETSTGYEIGFNLDSRDLFASGDRLSGRVNYYRMDVDDYVIAAFGFENAFGQVGTAFANVDGTSETSGVEVELAYSYRQLDLGLSYTKNDSDIPSQVPGLGAGQYLPDSTLSASIAGRFLQDRMTLGAEYSFVSGGLYTGLYQQVPVQRDDSYELVDLFASYKLNDTVQLNAKIENAFDTDYVPWLSSGEKGQGRTLYVGTSLQF, from the coding sequence ATGCGACTTTCCAACCGGCATCTTGCCGCTTTCCTGTTGGGCAGTACCTGCCTGACGTTTTTCGCCGCGCCCTTGGCCGCGCAAGAGGCCATCCAGCTCGATACCATCGTGGTCCTTGGCTACAACGAAGACGGCACGCCGATCTTCGCGGGCGAGAACACCACCAGCCTTGATGCAGAAGACCTGCAATCAGGCGTCGGCGTCACCGATGTGAACGGCATCCTGCGCCGCCAGACCTCTGTCTTCACTCAGGTGGATCCGGGCAACCCGGGCATCGCCGTCAACCTGCGCGGCTTCGAAGGTTCGGGCCGGGTGGCCATGTCGGTCGACGGGGTGCCGCAGCAGTTCCGCCTGACCGGCCATGCCGCGCAAAGCGCCGCCTTCGTCGATGAAAACTTCCTGAACGGGGTCGAGATCGTCCGCGGCGCCGTCACCACCACCGGCGGCACCGGCATTGCCGGCTCGGTCAACTTCTCGACCATCGACGCCGCGGATGTGGTGCGCGAGGGCCAGACATTCGGCGGCGTCTCGAAGCTGACCTATGGCGACAATGGCGAGAACGCCTCGGGCATGGCGGCCATCGCCTACCGCGACGACCGCTTCGACATGCTGCTGGGCTACAGCCGCCACACCTCCGACGATTATGAGGATGGCGACGGCAAGACCGTGGCCAATACCGATGAAGACATCGTCTCGGGCCTGTTCAAGCTGGGCTACAACATCGACGACAGCCAGCGCATCACCTTCATGGCCTCGCGCTATGACGCCGATTTCTACGCCACCAGCTATTTCCAGGAGCTGACCAGCGACATCTACAAGCTGGGCTACAGTTATGACGCGGGTGACAACCTGATCGACCTGCGGGCGAACCTCTACCGGGCCAAGACAGAGACCGAATGGGTCCGCGGCACCGGCTCCTATGTCGGGCGGACCATGTCGACCGAGACCACTGGCCTTGATGTCACCAACGTCTCGCGCTTTGCCTTCGGCAACTGGTCGCTGACCAGCGTCAACGGCTTCGAGGTGTCGCAGGACGATCTGGGCGGCAAGACGGGCGGGGTCAACCCGACCGATGGCACGGCGGACCGTGCCTCGATCTTCTCCGAGAACGTCTTTGTCAACGGCAACTGGGAGCTGACGGCCGGCCTGCGCGCCAACCAGTACAAGCTGGACGGCGAGATTGACTACACGTTGAGCGGCGTGGTCTCGCAGAGCGATATCGACATCAAGAACACCTCGCTCGATCCCAAGCTGACGGTGGCCTACCGCGTCACCGACTGGCTTCAGCCCTATGCGACCGTCTCGCGCACCATGCGCTCGCCGACCTTACAGGAAACCATGCTCGGCGGCACCCATCCGGGCGGTGGCACCAGCATGATCGCCAACCCGGAACTGGAAGCGGAGACCTCGACGGGCTACGAGATCGGCTTCAACCTCGACAGCCGTGATCTGTTTGCAAGCGGCGACCGTCTGAGCGGCCGGGTGAACTACTACCGGATGGACGTCGACGACTATGTCATCGCGGCCTTCGGGTTCGAGAATGCCTTTGGTCAGGTCGGCACGGCATTCGCCAATGTCGATGGAACTTCTGAAACCAGCGGTGTCGAGGTGGAGCTGGCCTATTCCTATCGGCAGCTCGATCTGGGCCTGTCCTACACCAAGAACGACAGCGACATCCCCAGCCAGGTACCCGGCCTCGGCGCCGGGCAGTATCTGCCGGACTCGACGCTCTCGGCCAGCATCGCCGGGCGCTTCCTGCAAGACCGCATGACCCTGGGGGCCGAATACAGCTTCGTTTCGGGTGGTCTTTATACCGGACTCTACCAGCAGGTGCCTGTCCAGCGCGACGACAGCTATGAGCTGGTCGACCTCTTCGCCAGCTACAAGCTGAACGACACCGTGCAGTTGAACGCCAAGATCGAGAACGCCTTCGACACCGATTACGTGCCGTGGCTGTCCTCGGGCGAAAAGGGGCAGGGCCGCACGCTCTATGTCGGCACCAGCCTGCAATTCTGA
- a CDS encoding hemin-degrading factor, which produces MSAPSPEQIRAARAAEPKMRARDLAQSLGIAEADICAALVGTEATRIAAHPDGLMPRLTAFGPLMALTRNDSCVIEKVGVYDDYRPGPHAALMVNDTIDLRIFPGHWVHAFAMDEAGPNGPRRSVQVFDAAGDAVHKIYLREGSDAAQWEPFVAALRLEDQGQVLALQSRTPPEVAKANPDRAEELRQGWDDMTDTHQFMRLTSRLKMNRLGAYRIAGAPYVRRLAPKSVETLMHAAAGSGVPLMFFVGNRGMIEIHTGPITRVVEMGPWINVLDPGFDLHLRMDHIAEIYAVVKNTQRGPAHSVEFFDAQGMLIAQIFGVLRAGEEAVAGWNALVAALPGLEPVEA; this is translated from the coding sequence ATGAGCGCGCCTAGCCCCGAACAGATCCGTGCCGCCCGGGCGGCAGAGCCGAAGATGCGCGCCCGTGATCTGGCGCAGAGCCTTGGCATTGCCGAGGCCGATATCTGTGCCGCGCTGGTCGGAACCGAGGCGACGCGGATCGCGGCGCATCCCGATGGGCTCATGCCGAGGCTGACAGCCTTTGGTCCGCTGATGGCGCTGACCCGCAACGACAGCTGCGTGATCGAGAAGGTCGGCGTCTATGACGATTACCGCCCCGGCCCCCATGCGGCGCTGATGGTGAATGACACCATCGACCTGCGGATCTTCCCCGGGCACTGGGTGCACGCCTTTGCGATGGACGAGGCGGGGCCGAACGGCCCGCGCCGGTCGGTGCAGGTGTTCGACGCGGCGGGCGATGCCGTCCACAAGATCTATCTGCGCGAGGGCAGCGATGCCGCGCAGTGGGAACCCTTCGTCGCGGCGCTGCGGCTGGAGGATCAGGGCCAGGTGCTGGCGCTGCAGTCGCGCACCCCGCCCGAGGTTGCCAAGGCCAATCCTGACCGCGCCGAAGAGCTGCGGCAGGGCTGGGACGACATGACCGACACCCACCAGTTCATGCGCCTGACTTCGCGGCTGAAGATGAACCGGCTGGGCGCCTATCGCATCGCCGGCGCGCCCTATGTGCGGCGCCTGGCGCCGAAATCGGTGGAGACGCTGATGCACGCGGCCGCCGGGTCCGGCGTGCCGCTGATGTTCTTCGTCGGCAACCGCGGCATGATCGAGATCCATACCGGCCCGATCACCCGCGTGGTCGAGATGGGTCCCTGGATCAACGTGCTGGACCCGGGGTTCGATCTGCATCTGCGGATGGATCATATCGCCGAGATCTATGCGGTGGTGAAGAACACCCAGCGGGGCCCGGCGCATTCGGTGGAGTTCTTCGATGCGCAGGGAATGCTGATCGCGCAGATCTTCGGCGTGCTGCGCGCCGGCGAGGAGGCGGTGGCAGGCTGGAACGCGCTGGTGGCGGCGCTGCCCGGGCTCGAGCCGGTGGAGGCATGA
- a CDS encoding heme/hemin ABC transporter substrate-binding protein, producing the protein MSRLLLGAALALLPFGAAAQERVLAIGGSVTEIVYMLGEQHRLVGRDTTSSYPPEAEALPDVGYMRQLSPEGVLSVSPELILMEAGAGPAETLDTLASAGVKTVTVPDEFSPAGVLAKVRSVAEALGVPEKGEALAADLDARMQETLAKVAAESGTAPQVLFILGNSGGRLMGAGRDTAAAAMIELAGGVSAIDSFAGYKALTDEAIAVAAPDVILAMERGEGAGAHGSDEYITHPALAQTPAGQGEHVVRMPGMFLLGFGPRTPEAIAALHAALYPDAP; encoded by the coding sequence ATGTCGCGTCTTCTTCTGGGGGCGGCGCTGGCGCTGCTGCCCTTTGGCGCTGCGGCGCAGGAGCGGGTGCTGGCCATCGGCGGGTCGGTCACCGAGATCGTCTATATGCTGGGCGAGCAGCACCGGCTGGTCGGGCGCGATACCACCTCGAGCTATCCGCCCGAGGCCGAGGCGCTGCCCGATGTCGGCTACATGCGCCAGCTTTCGCCCGAAGGGGTGCTGTCGGTCTCGCCCGAGCTGATCCTGATGGAGGCGGGCGCCGGCCCGGCCGAGACGCTGGACACGCTCGCCAGTGCCGGGGTGAAGACGGTGACGGTGCCCGATGAGTTTTCGCCGGCGGGAGTGCTGGCCAAGGTGCGCAGCGTGGCCGAGGCCCTGGGCGTGCCCGAGAAGGGCGAGGCGCTGGCCGCGGACCTTGATGCGCGGATGCAGGAGACCCTTGCCAAGGTCGCCGCCGAGTCCGGGACCGCGCCGCAGGTGCTGTTCATCCTGGGCAACAGCGGCGGGCGGCTGATGGGGGCGGGCCGGGATACCGCCGCCGCTGCGATGATCGAGCTGGCGGGCGGCGTCAGCGCTATCGACAGCTTTGCCGGCTACAAGGCGCTGACCGACGAGGCGATTGCCGTCGCCGCGCCCGATGTGATCCTGGCGATGGAGCGCGGCGAGGGTGCCGGCGCGCATGGGAGCGACGAATACATCACGCATCCCGCGCTGGCCCAGACACCGGCAGGGCAGGGCGAGCATGTGGTGCGGATGCCGGGGATGTTCTTGCTGGGCTTTGGCCCGCGCACGCCCGAGGCGATTGCCGCGTTGCACGCCGCGCTCTACCCGGACGCGCCCTGA
- a CDS encoding FecCD family ABC transporter permease: protein MTTVPFAPAVAAVRAPRLAVPAVTTGLALLLVAMACLSLSIGASGLLPWELFTRDLNPAERAILLDIRLPRLLLGMLVGAALAVSGALMQGLFRNPLADPGLVGVGAGAGLGAVIAIVLGGVMPAAIRAVTGMYMVSLFAFFGGWATTLILYRVASLRGHTSIATMLLAGIVLGALAGAATGILIYLADDNQLRDLTFWGLGSLAGANWVKFWAAAPVLIAGLAAAPFLARGLNAMALGEAVARHLGVPVEAVKRGAILAVAAMTGASVAVSGGIGFVGIVVPHILRLAIGPDHRALLPAAALFGATLLIGADTFSRVIVAPAELPIGIIMALIGAPVFLWILLARRATMEI from the coding sequence ATGACCACCGTGCCCTTTGCCCCCGCCGTTGCCGCCGTGCGCGCGCCGCGCCTTGCGGTGCCCGCGGTGACGACCGGCCTTGCGCTGCTGCTGGTGGCAATGGCCTGCCTCAGCCTCAGCATCGGCGCGTCGGGCCTGCTGCCCTGGGAGCTGTTCACCCGCGACCTGAACCCGGCCGAGCGCGCGATCCTGCTCGACATCCGCCTGCCGCGGCTGCTGCTGGGAATGCTGGTCGGCGCCGCGCTGGCGGTATCGGGCGCGCTGATGCAGGGCCTGTTCCGCAACCCGCTGGCCGATCCGGGGCTGGTCGGCGTGGGCGCCGGCGCCGGGCTTGGCGCGGTGATCGCCATCGTGCTGGGGGGGGTGATGCCCGCCGCGATCCGGGCGGTGACGGGGATGTACATGGTCTCGCTCTTCGCCTTCTTCGGGGGGTGGGCGACGACGCTGATCCTCTACCGCGTTGCCAGCCTGCGCGGCCATACCTCGATTGCGACCATGCTGCTGGCGGGGATCGTGCTGGGGGCGCTGGCGGGGGCGGCGACCGGGATCCTGATCTACCTGGCCGATGACAACCAGCTGCGCGACCTGACCTTCTGGGGCCTCGGCTCCTTGGCCGGGGCCAACTGGGTGAAATTCTGGGCCGCCGCGCCGGTGCTGATTGCCGGGCTGGCTGCGGCGCCGTTCCTGGCGCGCGGGCTGAACGCGATGGCCCTGGGTGAGGCGGTGGCGCGGCATCTGGGCGTGCCGGTCGAGGCAGTCAAACGCGGCGCGATCCTGGCGGTGGCGGCGATGACCGGCGCCTCGGTCGCGGTGTCGGGCGGCATCGGCTTCGTCGGCATCGTGGTGCCGCATATCCTGCGCCTGGCCATCGGGCCCGACCACCGCGCCCTGCTGCCCGCTGCCGCGCTCTTTGGCGCGACGCTGCTGATCGGCGCCGACACCTTCTCGCGCGTCATCGTGGCCCCCGCGGAACTGCCCATCGGCATCATCATGGCGCTGATCGGCGCGCCGGTGTTCCTGTGGATTCTGCTCGCGCGCCGCGCCACGATGGAGATCTGA